From Streptosporangiales bacterium:
GTGCAGCCGGTCGACCGGGCGGCCGGCAAGCAGACCGACATCCAGGTCGAGTGCCGCGTAGAAGTCTTCGCCGAGCACAGCGGGCTCGGCATCGCCTGCCGGCATGCTGGACAGCAGCACCTGGTCACCCTCCTGGTGTCTGGACTGCTCGACCAGCCACGGCGCGACCGAGTCGGTGAAACAGCCGGAACCGACCGCCTCGGCGACCGCCGACCGCTGCGCGTACTGCACGACCACCTTGGCCGCCGTGCCGTACCGGAGCTCGGCGAGCGCCCGCACCTTGTCCGGGGCGAGCGGTGGGTCGAAGCCGAGCCCGACGGTCAACGGGCCGGGCACGGCGACGACGACGCAGTCCGCCGACACCGAGCCGGCATCGCCTTCCACCACCACCCCGCTGGTGTGGCAGCGGATCACCCGCGACTGCTCGCCGAGCCGCACCTCGAGTCCGGCGGCCAGCTCGGTGGCCAACAGGTCGTTGCCACCGCGGAGCCGATACGACTCGCCGGCGTGGGTCAGCTGCCGCTCGAACTCCTGCGCGTCCGCATGCCGCAGCGAGGTCACCGGCGTGTACTGGGCGAACGCGGTGACGAATGCGAGCACGTCGGCAGGTGCGCCCTGTCTACGGGCCCACGCCTCGAGGTTCTCGAACGGCGCCGGCGCGGCCGTGCGGTAGTGCTCCCTCAGCCAGCCGGTCACCGCCTCTCGCTCCGCACGCGACAGCCACCGGCCGCCGAACAACATGCCGGGCGCCGCGGTGTCGAAGTAACCACACGGCACCGCCTCGAGGCCGAGCCGCTCGGCCAAGCCGAGCACGTGCTGCTGACCCGCGTACAGCGTCTCCGCGCCCAGCTCGGCGTACTGGCCACCGAGCTCGGCCCCGCGATACGTCCACAGCCGGCCACCGACGCGGTCGCGTGCCTCGAGCACGGTGACCTGCTGGCCGGCGCGAGCGAGCGCGTCCGCGGCTACCAGACCGGCCAGGCCCGCACCGACGACAACCGTCTTCATCCGCCACCTCCTCCTCCGAGCGAATCGGTGGCCCGGGCACGGCCGGCGGCCACGTGCACCGGCGCACCCAACCCAACGCGGGCAGCCTCGGTGACCGCCTCGCTCATCACCGGGTGCGGATGGATCGTCTCGGCGAGATCCTCCAGATTCGCCCCCATCTCCACGGCGAGCGCGAGCTCGGCGATCAGCTCGGTGGCGTGCGGGCCCACCACCTGCGCACCGAGCAGCCGGCCGCCGTCGCGTTCGTGGACCAGCTGGGTAAAGCCGGCGTCGCCCGCGAGCATGCGCGCCCGCGCGAGAGTCGCGAGCGGGAACGATGCGACGTCGGCCGCGTAGCCCTGCGCACGCACCTCCGCCTGGGTCAGGCCGACGGTGGCCACCTCGGGGTCACCGAACACCACGACAGGGATGACGGCGGCGTCGAAACCGTTCGCAACCCCGCACAGGACGTCGACGGCCACGTGCGCCTCCGCGGTCGCCTTGTGCGCGAGCGCGGGACCCGGCGTGATGTCACCGATCGCGGCCACCGCGCCCGTCAGCATCCGGTCCGACCCCACGGCGAGCAGGCCGTCCGCACCGGGGCTCACGCCGAGCGCGTCGAGACCCATGTCGTCGGTGTTCGGTGCCCTGCCGACGGCCACGACGACGCGGTCGACCGCCAACGGGTCCTCCTCGCCCGACGGCCCGCGCACGGTCAGCCGAACACCGTCG
This genomic window contains:
- a CDS encoding FAD-dependent oxidoreductase, which encodes MKTVVVGAGLAGLVAADALARAGQQVTVLEARDRVGGRLWTYRGAELGGQYAELGAETLYAGQQHVLGLAERLGLEAVPCGYFDTAAPGMLFGGRWLSRAEREAVTGWLREHYRTAAPAPFENLEAWARRQGAPADVLAFVTAFAQYTPVTSLRHADAQEFERQLTHAGESYRLRGGNDLLATELAAGLEVRLGEQSRVIRCHTSGVVVEGDAGSVSADCVVVAVPGPLTVGLGFDPPLAPDKVRALAELRYGTAAKVVVQYAQRSAVAEAVGSGCFTDSVAPWLVEQSRHQEGDQVLLSSMPAGDAEPAVLGEDFYAALDLDVGLLAGRPVDRLHAVAHSWTRDDLARAVVRAPLGDQRERVLPDVRGPHAGSVFFAGEHTDDRIGPGGLEGAVRSGIRAAEEVLAAS